Part of the Vibrio sp. SCSIO 43137 genome, AATCAAACTCCTCTCTACAGTGTAAGCTTAATGATTACTTCAAGCATTTCACCGAAGCATGGAGCAAGGGCGTCTGCATCGACGGCATGACAATAGACGCCCTGTAATTGATCCGCTTTATAGTCAGAAGCAAGGTTGGCATCCTTAAGCAGAATCACATCATTGGCCATACGCTTTAGCATATCTTCACCATATTCGCTGTCCGGCCCCGACGCTTCCTGCAATCTCGATCCCAGCCCCAAAGTGAACACATAGATCCCCTCTTTTCGTGCCACTTCAGCCATTTCTTCAGCAAGATTGCGTGATATCCGGCTTACTTTATCAAACAGATCATAGCGGGAGTCAGTAAACCGATTGAACTGGGTGACCGGGCGATGACCCAGAACAGGGTCATAAGGGCCGTCGCTGATGGTACTGTTTACTACCAGCAGTTTATCCGAATCAGCACTCGGATAGTTCGGATCAACAGAAGGATTATCGATATAACGGGGAACATATCCTTCAGCGTCGGAAGAGTAGCCTGATGCATGCATATTGTAGTATTCAGGTAGTTCTGTCAGGTTATTATTGATTCCGTTACTTCTCCACGCCAGACCGGGAGCAGTCTGATAAATTTTGTCATGCCGATACAATCCGCTGGGGGTCCCGCTAGTGCTACTTGATGCCCGAATTGAGCCACTATAAGTATTACCGTTAACATACCTGAACTTAGCGGAAAAGGTGTTGGGTGCGCCATCGGTAAAAAACACGATTACCCGTAAATCTGCCGGATTGCTTGTTTCTCTTAACTGCTTCAGCGCCCGGTAAAAGCCTTCCGAAGGGTTGGTAAATCCATCAAATTCAAAGGAATCAATAGCACTGTTAAGGGTGTTTCGGTTAAATCCCCTGCTAACACCAATCTCCGCCGATGTTTCTGCGCCATGGCCATAGGCAACAAGAGAGACACGATCAAAGTTCTCATGAAATTTACTGATAAACTCTTTCGACCTCTGTTTCACATCACCCGTTACATCTCCCAGAGAGCCCGTTTGCAGAGATG contains:
- a CDS encoding vWA domain-containing protein, coding for MSAIYYSSPRHKESGLVELVTIIAIPFLLLLTGFAFDVGRAYLVKAKLFAAVDAAAIAAARGIEEGQDAANADALAYFRANIPADYFNSNPTLTLPDSYPSDAAGNISIDLSATAVMPTVLLHMFGFDSIPLSAVAQATRRPVDIAFVVDNSSSLQTGSLGDVTGDVKQRSKEFISKFHENFDRVSLVAYGHGAETSAEIGVSRGFNRNTLNSAIDSFEFDGFTNPSEGFYRALKQLRETSNPADLRVIVFFTDGAPNTFSAKFRYVNGNTYSGSIRASSSTSGTPSGLYRHDKIYQTAPGLAWRSNGINNNLTELPEYYNMHASGYSSDAEGYVPRYIDNPSVDPNYPSADSDKLLVVNSTISDGPYDPVLGHRPVTQFNRFTDSRYDLFDKVSRISRNLAEEMAEVARKEGIYVFTLGLGSRLQEASGPDSEYGEDMLKRMANDVILLKDANLASDYKADQLQGVYCHAVDADALAPCFGEMLEVIIKLTL